Genomic DNA from Rhodothermales bacterium:
GCCGCGCTGATAAACATTCGGCCCACCGGCCAGATTGCCTTCATCGCGCGCATTGGGCGAACCTATGTGCGTCGCCCGCTCATAATCCGAGGTAAAAGGAAGTTCATCGTAGACGACCTCGATAGCCATCGCCGCGTCGCGGGCCTGGTGCGGCGTCTCGGCCGCAACCGCCGCAACCGCTTCGCCCTCATAGCGGCAATGGGAGGCAAACAATCCACCGATGGCTTTGCCTTCGCCATTCCAGTACCAATCGAGGTCGGCACCCGGCGAACGACCGGTGATGACGGCGCGTACGCCCGGCATCTTCTCCGCGCGCGACGTGTCCATCGACGAAATTTTCGCATGCGCGTGCGGGCACCTGAGGATAGCACCGTACAGCATGTCCGCAAGTTTGACGTCAGACGGATAGATGGCGGAGCCGCTGACGCGTTCATAGGCATCGACACGCGGAACGGACTTACCAATGACCTTTGTCTTAGTCCAAGGGTCCTGTTTCTGTTGAGGCTCAGGAGTTTCGGGCAGCGGCCCTTGCAGATAGTACAACGCGTCTTTCATGATGTACCTCCGATCTTGCGCCTGGCCAGAGCGGCCTGCTTCGCCGCCTTGAAGATATTCGAGTATGCACCGCAGCGGCACAGATTACCACTCACGCCAAGTCGAATCTCGTCCAGAGAGGGATCGGGATGGGCGCGCAGGAGTCCTTCGACCGCCATGACCTGGCCGGGAGTACAATAGCCGCACTGGAACGCGTCGGTCTCTGCGAACGCGTGCTGGACAGAGCCCAGCTGCTCCCGATCGAGCAATCCTTCAACCGTCGTAATCGCGACGTTCGCTGCTTCGACGGCGAGCGTCATGCATGCGTATCGAGGCACATCGTCGATGAGGACGGTACAGGACCCGCACTCGCCTCGACCGCATCCATGCTTCGAGCCGGTGAGCCCAATTTGTTCTCGCAGGGCGAACAGTAGAGACCACCGCGATTCGACCAGCAGGCGATGCTCTTTCCCGTTGATGTTGAGTACGACCGGAATCCTCTGACCGGGTGCGACGACACGGTCATCGTCCGGCGCATCCTTTTCCACTGACGAACCGACGGTTGCGAGGCCGAATACGCCGAGCCCCGCTGTGCTGAGAAAATCACGACGGCTGACGCCGCTCACAACCTCCTCTGAAGTTTTCTTCTTTTCGTGTGACACGCGTACCTCCGGATGGCTCGGATGTTATGATCAATGTAGTCGCCGATATCGGTGGAATCAACCGCTTCGGGTTCGCGTCAGAACGATAGTTAGCAAGCACTGGCGCGGACTTCAGCCTACCTTTCAGATCGACCAACAGATTTCTCGAACGGCCATGGATTCCGAGCTAAGAGACAGATATCAGGAGATCATCCTTGACCACGATCGGAACCCGAACAATTGCCGTCCACTGGACGATGCGACCCATTCGTCGGAAGGCTACAATCCGATTTGCGGAGACCGCTACAGAATCTTCGTTCGTCTGGTCGACAACAACGTTGCTGACGTAGCGTTCGACGGCAATGGATGTGCCATCTCACGCGCCTCGGCGTCCATCATGACGACGGTGCTCGCCGGCCTCGCGGTCCCTGACGCACTGGCACGCGTCGATGTCGCGATTTCGTTCTTGACCACACGAGATCAAGCCTATTCTGAAATGCTGGGTGATCTCGTGGCCCTGGAGGGTGTGCGGCGTATCCCGACCCGGCAGAAATGTGCGGTGCTTGCGTGGGCGGCGGCCAGATCAGCACTCATGGGACTAGACGCTGTTTCAACCGAGTAGCCACAGCTAGACGGCGAGTTTGCGATTCCGGGCATGAACGATCTGGGCTATTACGCTAAGGGCTATCTCTGCGGGCGATGCGGCGCCAATGTCCAGTCCGACCGGGCCGTGAATCCGATCCGTCTGTCCTGTCGTGAACCCGGCAGCGCCCAGTCGCTCAAGCCTCTTCGCGTGCGTTCGTTTGCTTCCGAGCGCACCGATGTAAGGGATCTCTGAGTTCAGAAAATGATGAAGTGCCGGGTCGTCGATCTTTGGGTCGTGAGTCAACAGCACGGCGTAGGTTTCGTCGTCCAGGTGGGCGTTCGGAAGGGCCTGCTGAGGCCACCGGGCAATCAGTTGATCCGGAGCCGGGTTGAACCGCTCGACGGACGCGAACACCTCGCGCGGATCGATCACGACAGTCTCAAAATCCAGCGCGCTTGCCAGCCTGACAAGGTGAATGGCAATATCGGTCGCACCGACGATGAGGAGTGTCGATCGCGGTGGAAGCACGTGGATGAAGATGTGGCGATCGCCAATCTCCACCGGTCCGGATGACCTCGAGTGATAGGAAGTGACAGCCCGATCAATTGCCGCCTGCGGGAAGTACTTCGGTTCTCCAGTGTGCTGACCCGCGGGATCAATCAACAGATGATGAGACGGGCCGGATTGGACCGTGGTCAGCCAGACCACAGGTCGCGAGTCGCACAGAGCGGACACGACCGCGTCGTCTGTTTGGACGGCCTCCGGGTCGTTGCTCGAATGCGCAAATGGCTCGAGCAACACACGGACCCTTCCACCGCAGCTCAGGCCGACGGACCACGCCG
This window encodes:
- a CDS encoding XdhC family protein; amino-acid sequence: MRDIASTLREWVAAERQFAIARVMSTWGSAPRRVGSAMAISSDLRVVGSVSGGCIEGEVIEAVPGVLASGHQRVLEFGIADETAWSVGLSCGGRVRVLLEPFAHSSNDPEAVQTDDAVVSALCDSRPVVWLTTVQSGPSHHLLIDPAGQHTGEPKYFPQAAIDRAVTSYHSRSSGPVEIGDRHIFIHVLPPRSTLLIVGATDIAIHLVRLASALDFETVVIDPREVFASVERFNPAPDQLIARWPQQALPNAHLDDETYAVLLTHDPKIDDPALHHFLNSEIPYIGALGSKRTHAKRLERLGAAGFTTGQTDRIHGPVGLDIGAASPAEIALSVIAQIVHARNRKLAV
- a CDS encoding xanthine dehydrogenase family protein molybdopterin-binding subunit, with the translated sequence MKDALYYLQGPLPETPEPQQKQDPWTKTKVIGKSVPRVDAYERVSGSAIYPSDVKLADMLYGAILRCPHAHAKISSMDTSRAEKMPGVRAVITGRSPGADLDWYWNGEGKAIGGLFASHCRYEGEAVAAVAAETPHQARDAAMAIEVVYDELPFTSDYERATHIGSPNARDEGNLAGGPNVYQRGNVQSGFEAADVILEETYRTDCEIHTPLEPHGCVARWDGNRLTVWESTQGVYPVQRLLSDRLNLPLSNVRVICQYVGGGFGSKLQAGRYTVIAALLAKTTAQPVKLFLSREETMLAVGNRPANRMRVKAGVRNDGTL
- a CDS encoding SUF system NifU family Fe-S cluster assembly protein, encoding MDSELRDRYQEIILDHDRNPNNCRPLDDATHSSEGYNPICGDRYRIFVRLVDNNVADVAFDGNGCAISRASASIMTTVLAGLAVPDALARVDVAISFLTTRDQAYSEMLGDLVALEGVRRIPTRQKCAVLAWAAARSALMGLDAVSTE
- a CDS encoding (2Fe-2S)-binding protein codes for the protein MSGVSRRDFLSTAGLGVFGLATVGSSVEKDAPDDDRVVAPGQRIPVVLNINGKEHRLLVESRWSLLFALREQIGLTGSKHGCGRGECGSCTVLIDDVPRYACMTLAVEAANVAITTVEGLLDREQLGSVQHAFAETDAFQCGYCTPGQVMAVEGLLRAHPDPSLDEIRLGVSGNLCRCGAYSNIFKAAKQAALARRKIGGTS